In Malus sylvestris chromosome 16, drMalSylv7.2, whole genome shotgun sequence, the following are encoded in one genomic region:
- the LOC126608600 gene encoding spermidine hydroxycinnamoyl transferase, whose product MVVKFKDCCALKPSQPTWQGCLTLSEWDQVGVITHVPTIYFYKPDHNFVTSSDTIANTLKDSLSRALVPFYPLAGRLHWIGGGRLELDCNAVGVRFIEAESSSKLDDFGDFSPSPEYHYLIPTVDYTLPIHELPILLVQLTTFKCGGVSLSLAISHAVVDGQSALHFISEWARLARGEPIEVVPFLDRKVFQALNLPAGSATLGLDHSEFNHPPLLLGQADNIEERKKKTTVAMLSLTKDQVEKLKRMANEATKFNNSDTKRAYTRYESVAGHIWRCASKARDHKNEQPTAIGVCVDSRSRMQPPLPQGYFGNATFDVIATSLAGDLVTKPLGYASSRIREAIEKVTNDYVLSAIDNLRNQPDLTRFQDLQALGSDQGPFYGNPNLGVVSWLTLPLYGLDFGWGKEIYMGPGTHGFDGDSLILPSPDGNGSAIVALCLQVAHMDAFKKHFYEDII is encoded by the coding sequence ATGGTGGTGAAATTCAAAGACTGCTGTGCACTGAAACCCTCTCAGCCAACATGGCAAGGTTGCCTAACTCTATCGGAATGGGATCAAGTCGGCGTCATAACTCATGTTCCCACAATCTACTTCTATAAACCAGACCATAACTTTGTCACATCATCTGACACCATCGCAAACACCCTCAAAGACTCATTAAGTCGTGCACTGGTGCCGTTCTATCCACTAGCAGGTCGTTTGCATTGGATTGGCGGAGGCCGCCTTGAGCTTGATTGCAATGCCGTGGGGGTTCGATTCATTGAAGCTGAGTCTAGTTCAAAACTCGACGACTTTGGTGACTTCTCACCTTCTCCAGAATATCACTATCTTATCCCAACTGTGGACTACACCCTCCCAATTCATGAACTTCCAATATTGCTTGTGCAATTGACTACGTTCAAATGTGGTGGTGTTAGTCTTAGCTTGGCAATATCACATGCTGTTGTTGATGGGCAAAGTGCATTGCATTTTATTTCTGAGTGGGCTAGGCTTGCAAGGGGTGAGCCAATTGAGGTGGTGCCATTTCTTGATCGAAAAGTCTTTCAAGCTTTAAACCTCCCAGCTGGAAGTGCTACTCTAGGGCTTGACCATTCAGAGTTCAACCATCCTCCCCTTTTACTTGGGCAAGCAGATAATATtgaggagaggaagaagaagaccacTGTCGCCATGTTGAGTCTTACTAAAGATCAAGTTGAGAAGCTTAAGCGGATGGCGAATGAGGCTACCAAGTTCAACAACTCTGACACTAAGCGAGCTTACACGCGGTATGAGTCTGTGGCCGGACACATCTGGAGATGTGCTTCTAAAGCTAGAGATCACAAAAATGAACAGCCTACAGCTATAGGGGTTTGTGTTGACTCGCGGAGTCGCATGCAACCCCCACTGCCACAAGGATACTTTGGGAACGCAACGTTTGATGTAATTGCTACTAGTCTTGCTGGTGACTTGGTGACCAAGCCCTTAGGGTACGCATCAAGTAGAATAAGGGAGGCGATCGAGAAAGTGACAAACGATTATGTGCTGTCAGCAATTGATAACTTGAGGAACCAACCGGACTTGACAAGGTTCCAAGATCTTCAGGCTCTAGGGAGTGACCAGGGGCCTTTTTATGGAAACCCTAATCTTGGGGTAGTGAGCTGGTTGACACTGCCTCTATATGGTCTTGATTTTGGATGGGGAAAGGAGATTTATATGGGTCCTGGAACGCATGGTTTTGATGGGGACTCTCTGATCCTTCCAAGTCCTGATGGAAATGGTTCTGCGATTGTGGCCTTGTGTCTACAAGTTGCCCATATGGATGCTTTTAAGAAGCATTTCTATGAAGATATTATATGA